The Benincasa hispida cultivar B227 chromosome 9, ASM972705v1, whole genome shotgun sequence genome has a segment encoding these proteins:
- the LOC120087216 gene encoding uncharacterized protein LOC120087216 isoform X1, giving the protein MVRSRRPMYTLQSCFCFLCEVNWKRMSQLDLELFKGLLYLIQNAISRKTLSVSHFLKTITLRIRCASNLGVDLSSSSNYWQITNDFTRSYIWEHSILVFEI; this is encoded by the exons ATGGTTCGATCTCGAAGACCTATGTACACTCTACAAAG ttgtttttgtttcttgtgtGAGGTGAACTGGAAGAGGATGTCTCAGTTGGATCTTGAGCTGTTCAAAG GTCTCTTATATCTTATCCAAAATGCAATATCAAGGAAGACTCTTTCAG TGAGTCATTTTCTGAAGACAATAACTTTAAGGATCAGATGTGCTAGCAACCTCGGAGTAGATCTTAGTTCAAGTTCAAATTACTGGCAAATTACCAACGACTTCACAAGGAGCTACATTTGGGAACATAGCATTTTGGTTTTTGAGATATAA
- the LOC120087216 gene encoding uncharacterized protein LOC120087216 isoform X2, with amino-acid sequence MVRSRRPMYTLQSCFCFLCEVNWKRMSQLDLELFKGKYIGARQNCNPRNSASERIRRLQPKSYTIVCVPKICSRRWLHKDNTSK; translated from the exons ATGGTTCGATCTCGAAGACCTATGTACACTCTACAAAG ttgtttttgtttcttgtgtGAGGTGAACTGGAAGAGGATGTCTCAGTTGGATCTTGAGCTGTTCAAAG gaaaatacattggcgcaaggcagaattgcaatccaaggaattcagcatctgagcgcattagaagattgcaACCGAAAAGCTATACGATTGTATGCGTtccgaagatctgctcaagaaggtggctgcataaAGACAACACATCAaagtga